From the bacterium genome, the window TCGCATAGGACCTCCGTGTGTTGTTGAACAGCCCGGACTACCTTCGAAATACTGACAAACTCGTCTGCGTCGCGCTTGAAGCGTTCGGCGACATGATGTGACTGAGAAATGACGATACTGTGAAATCAGGGGAGTCGATGACTCCACCGGTATAGTATGGGGTGCTCCGGCGGGTGTCAAGCGAAAAAAAGGTTAAATTAGTCTACGACTCTAAAAGAAACGGTTAGCGCTGTATTCGATTGTCGCCTTGACAACGCCCACTTGCCATTTTCGAGTGACTTCTGAGTCGTACGGGTTTGGAGATGTGTTTCACTCCATCCTGAAAAGCGCGTCACTGCGCCTCTCCGCATATGCAGGATTTGTTTGCCTGTTCGAAGTAACAACTGATACGCCACCAAGCCGTCATGTCTCTCCAACTTATCACCGAACCTTGACAATTGTTATGATTGCATTACATTGAGTTATGGGAGAGATTTACACTCCAAATCAAAGTCCGAGATTTAGCAGTTCAAAATAGCTCGTAAGCAACATGATCTTATGACTGAACTCGAATGGCAAACTCGTAGAGATCGAATCAATACCAAACTGGGGGGATTGTCATCACCCTGGAAGGTCGTGCGATACCAAGAGGGGCTGGACACTGAGCGCCTGACCCACCATGCCGTCGAGGAGTTCCCTACAGCCAACGGTCCAGCCGACTACGCCCTGTTCGTGAATGGTCGACTTCTCGGCCTAATAGAGGCCAAGAAGGTCAGTGTGGGTCCGGAAAACGTCCTTGAACAGGCCAAGCGCTACTCCATGGGGGCGGAAGATTCGATTGGGGCCTGGGACGGCTACAAGGTCCCCTTTTTGATCTCCACCAACGGAGAGAAGATTCAATTCCTTGATGTCCGAGACTGGCGAAATCTGCCGCGAGAACTGTCCGCATTTCCTACTCCGCAGGCTCTGGAGGAACGTCTTGGTCGGCCCGCGGTGCCGCTGCAGGAATCACCAAACATCGAGATTGAGCGACTCAGGCCCTATCAGCGAGAAGCTATTGATGCAGTCGAATCGGCGATTGCCACCGGAAAGCGGAACATGTTGGTGGCGATGGCAACCGGCACTGGCAAGACCTTTCTGACCGTCTCCCAGATATATCGGCTCCTCCGATCTGGCGCATTCAAGCGCATTCTCTTCCTGGTTGATCGCCGGGCACTGGCCGCCCAAACGGTCCGAGAGTTCAACTCCTTTGACACCCCTCGTGGGAGCAAGTTCAACCAGGAGTACCAAGTTTTCAGTCAGAGGTTTCACCGTGAGGATTTTGACGAGGACGAGAAGTTTGACCCAGAGGCCCTGCCGAATTCATATCTGACTGACCCCAGACCGTCGCATACCTTTGTCTATGTCTCCACCATCCAGCGGATGACTATCAATCTCTTTGGCTGGCGGCCAGGGGATGCAGACGAGCGAGACAGAGAGGACGATGCTCAGAAGCTGTCGATTCCGATTCATGCTTTTGACTTGATCATCGCCGATGAATGTCACCGCGGTTACACCTCAGGAGAAACGGCTATCTGGCGCGATGTTATAGAGTATTTTGACGCAGTTCGAATTGGGTTGACCGCCACTCCGGCTCCTAATTCGTTGTCGCTGTTCAAGGAAATCGTCTATCGGTATACGACTACCCAAGCTATCGAGGACGGCTACTTGGTCGATTACGATGCGATCAAAGTCAGGTCCGAGGTTCTCATTCAAGGTGCATTCCTCAAGGAAGGCGAACACGTCGGTCTGGTCGACAGGGAGACGGGCGAAGAGAAATACGATGAGCTTGAGGAAGAGCGCCAATTCGGGGCTGAAGAGGTCGAGCACAAGATTACTTCACCGGACACGAATCAGAAGATCATCAAAGAAATAGCCCGCCATGCTTTTGAATTTGAAATCGAGCATGGGCGCTTTCCCAAGATCCTTATATTTGCCGTGAATGATATCCCTCATGTTTCGCACGCCGATCAGGTAGTGGCAATCTGCAAGGAAGTGTTCGGCCGGGGCGACAATTTCGTTCAGAAGATCACCGGCAGCCCGTCTGTCGACCGCCCCTTGCAGAAGATCCGCGAGTTCCGCAATCGCCCGTTACCTTCTGTGGTCGTGACAGTAGATATGCTAAGCACGGGCGTAGACATTCCTGCCCTTGAGTTTATCGTCTTCATGCGGCCGGTCAAGTCACGTATACTCTGGGTACAGATGCTCGGTCGCGGCACCCGCAAGTGCGAAGATATCAAGAAAGAGAAGTTCACGATCTTCGACTGCTTCGATGGCAGTTTAATAGAGTACTTCCGTAACGCCACGGATTTCCACATCGATCCTCCGGACAAGCCGGTCATACCACTGGCTGTGATTATCGAGAATATCTACCAGAACAAAGACCGCAGTTACAATACCAAGATTCTCGTCAAGCGCTTAAGGCGGATCGAACGAACCATGAGCGGCAACGCTCGGGATGAGTTCAAGAATTGGATTCCCGAGGGCGATATCGGCAAGTTGGCCGACCAGTTGCCGAACAAGATTGATCAGGATTTCACAGAGACGATGAAATTGCTGAGAAATCCTGAATTCCAGTTTCTGCTGCTCAATTACGAACGGGCCAAAGTGCAATTCTGGAAAGGATACGATGTCCAGGACGAAGTGACTTCCGAAGTACTGTTCCGCAAGGGGAGTGACTACCTGAAACCGGCAGATTACCTCGACCTGTTCACGCGCTTCGTGAAAGAAAACCCTGAGCATATCGAAGCGATAGGCATCCTGTTGGAGCGACCTAAAGACTGGAATACAAATGTTCTGAACGACCTTCGGACCAAATTGGGACAGAATGCCTTTAAGGAGGAGGATCTACGCAAGGCGCATCGCGTCGTCTACTCAAAGGCGTTGGCGGACATCATTTCCATGGTGAAGCATGCTGCCCGAGAGCAGGAACCGGTGTTGAATGCAGATGAACGGGTGGACCTTGCTCTTGCCAAACTACGAAGCGGACATGCCTTCTCCGAGGAGCAAGAAAAGTGGATCGATCGTATTCGACGGCATCTCATAGAGAGCCTTACAATCGACTTATCAGATTTGGATGATCAGGCAGTTTTTGAGAAAGCAGGCGGCAGCTACTCTGCTAAGAAGGCATTTGGCGACAAATTGCCTGAGCTCCTCAAAGAAATCAACAGCTTGATCGCGGCATAACGAATGGAAGTCTTGAATGGCTGATATTGTTAACAAACTTTGGAATTTTTGTCATACCCTTCGTAACGATGGCATCGACTACGGAGACTACATTGAGCAATTGACCTACCTGCTCTTTCTCAAAATGGCTCAGGAGCGCGAACGGGACCTTGCAGCCATCGAGTTTGTGGATGCTGGCAGCAAGAAGAGTCTTGTTGACTGTTCTTGGAGCACATTGGCGACGACGTCTGGTCCTGCACTCTCTGATCGGTTTGCACTAATCCTTCGCGCTCTGAGCCAACAGACCGGGTTGCTCGGAGATATTTTCACACAGTCGCAGAACCGCTTCAATAATCCGGTCAATCTGAATCGAATCATTTCAATGATTGACGAGGAACATTGGTCATCAATGGATGCTGATGTTAAGGGTCAAGCATTCGAAGGACTCCTCGAAAGGGCGGCTAATGAAGGGAAAAAAGGGGCTGGTCAATACTTCACTCCACGCGAACTCATCAAGTCTATTGTCCGAGTCATGAAACCGGATCCCCGCGGAAAGGCCGAATTCAAGATTTGTGACCCTGCCTGTGGAACTGGTGGCTTCTTGGTTTGTGCATGGGAGTGGCTCTGTTCAGAGGAGGTCTCGGGAGGAGTGTTTGAACGCAGCGAAAACAAACGGATTAAGACCAAGACCTACTTTGGGCAGGATCTGGTTCCTCGCCCGCGTCGACTGGCGCTCATGAATATGTTCCTCCATGGCGTCGAACCACACATTCATCTGGGCGATACAATCGCGGAGCCAGACCGGGGAGAGCGGTTCGACGTGATCCTGACCAACCCGCCGTTTGGCACCAAGGGTGCCGGGCAGGCCCCACAGCGCGAGGATTTCACTATTGAGACCAGCAA encodes:
- a CDS encoding N-6 DNA methylase, which encodes MADIVNKLWNFCHTLRNDGIDYGDYIEQLTYLLFLKMAQERERDLAAIEFVDAGSKKSLVDCSWSTLATTSGPALSDRFALILRALSQQTGLLGDIFTQSQNRFNNPVNLNRIISMIDEEHWSSMDADVKGQAFEGLLERAANEGKKGAGQYFTPRELIKSIVRVMKPDPRGKAEFKICDPACGTGGFLVCAWEWLCSEEVSGGVFERSENKRIKTKTYFGQDLVPRPRRLALMNMFLHGVEPHIHLGDTIAEPDRGERFDVILTNPPFGTKGAGQAPQREDFTIETSNKQLNFVQHVLTTLKPGGRAAMVLPDNCLFEEKAGEVIEILMHDCNVHTVLRLPRGTFTPYSQGVKANVIFFQKGLPTENVWIFDARSNVPGITKKDRPLSAAHFAEFEKCYGNDPDGKGKRKDLGEEGRFRKFHISDVKKRDFKLDITWLKDNSLEDSDELPEPQDLAADAITELEAVVDDLREIIALIEREEAVEK
- a CDS encoding DEAD/DEAH box helicase family protein; this translates as MTELEWQTRRDRINTKLGGLSSPWKVVRYQEGLDTERLTHHAVEEFPTANGPADYALFVNGRLLGLIEAKKVSVGPENVLEQAKRYSMGAEDSIGAWDGYKVPFLISTNGEKIQFLDVRDWRNLPRELSAFPTPQALEERLGRPAVPLQESPNIEIERLRPYQREAIDAVESAIATGKRNMLVAMATGTGKTFLTVSQIYRLLRSGAFKRILFLVDRRALAAQTVREFNSFDTPRGSKFNQEYQVFSQRFHREDFDEDEKFDPEALPNSYLTDPRPSHTFVYVSTIQRMTINLFGWRPGDADERDREDDAQKLSIPIHAFDLIIADECHRGYTSGETAIWRDVIEYFDAVRIGLTATPAPNSLSLFKEIVYRYTTTQAIEDGYLVDYDAIKVRSEVLIQGAFLKEGEHVGLVDRETGEEKYDELEEERQFGAEEVEHKITSPDTNQKIIKEIARHAFEFEIEHGRFPKILIFAVNDIPHVSHADQVVAICKEVFGRGDNFVQKITGSPSVDRPLQKIREFRNRPLPSVVVTVDMLSTGVDIPALEFIVFMRPVKSRILWVQMLGRGTRKCEDIKKEKFTIFDCFDGSLIEYFRNATDFHIDPPDKPVIPLAVIIENIYQNKDRSYNTKILVKRLRRIERTMSGNARDEFKNWIPEGDIGKLADQLPNKIDQDFTETMKLLRNPEFQFLLLNYERAKVQFWKGYDVQDEVTSEVLFRKGSDYLKPADYLDLFTRFVKENPEHIEAIGILLERPKDWNTNVLNDLRTKLGQNAFKEEDLRKAHRVVYSKALADIISMVKHAAREQEPVLNADERVDLALAKLRSGHAFSEEQEKWIDRIRRHLIESLTIDLSDLDDQAVFEKAGGSYSAKKAFGDKLPELLKEINSLIAA